The following are encoded together in the Ictalurus punctatus breed USDA103 chromosome 1, Coco_2.0, whole genome shotgun sequence genome:
- the gask1a gene encoding Golgi-associated kinase 1A, which produces MMCSAMQKALGAGMKLKVKRRYIVLFLSLLTLSVMMINTYSPLPCDQKCLLSQGPHHNQPTEAGARNSKHLPPNIHRGSWKLSKMKASEKHISVIDDHQHRGSKLQENVHFSTRSNTKNTFVKLKQVFYQGRNKHSSQTNMANTKERLSNQPGNGNDSKYSSHLHVPRHDQTIHHSTSIHSLHPDIKPCRHKCTPDGPKPEGLKGKDSVGLSAEFELASKGTKTYESQAKFSEKKQHHFMVENNQVSGEGAEGRDFTTSWCETFHDQHFRQVLDQTRAESLPWFSEDDVKKMNLLARGTVLSKDRIPGHGQVLQVGLGSCNENTTLLKGDHNRLCQTGQCALIKRPSDWFEVLAFHLDRVLGLNRSLPAVLRTFKSDLLPYKYTSGSARPVVWWDPDIQHLADDDNDQNSFSLTWPQYQDLLKARCGMQVPLNSAVCVGVHHSEWGRLALFDFLLQVNDRLDRYCCGFQPDPADMCVENLLNVKCANPKHLMLVHILVRRTDPSRLVFIDNAGRPHHPQDNLNFRLIEGIDEFPERAISVLQSGCLEQLLLRSLSVDKELWVSQGGAAGLRATIYTLQHRARILLQHIQNKRVNSDL; this is translated from the exons ATGATGTGCTCGGCCATGCAGAAG GCTCTGGGAGCAGGGATGAAGCTGAAAGTGAAGCGGCGCTACATTgtgctctttctgtctctcctcacCCTGTCAGTAATGATGATAAACACATATTCACCTTTGCCCTGTGATCAGAAATGTTTGCTATCACAAGGGCCTCACCATAACCAACCCACTGAGGCAGGAGCAAGGAACTCTAAGCATCTACCGCCAAACATTCATAGGGGATCTTGGAAGCTTTCTAAAATGAAAGCGTCAGAAAAGCACATATCAGTAATTGACGACCACCAACATAGAGGCAGTAAACTACaggaaaatgtccatttttcaACCAGAAGTAATACTAAAAATACGTTTGTGAAATTAAAACAAGTGTTTTATCAAGGCAGAAACAAGCACTCCTCCCAGACAAATATGGCCAATACAAAGGAAAGGTTATCCAACCAACCAGGCAATGGCAATGACTCCAAATATTCCAGCCACCTTCATGTTCCCAGACATGACCAAACCATACATCACTCAACCAGCATACATTCCCTCCACCCAGATATTAAGCCATGCAGGCACAAATGCACTCCAGATGGGCCCAAACCAGAGGGGCTGAAGGGGAAAGACAGTGTAGGGCTGTCTGCAGAATTTGAATTGGCCTCAAAAGGAACCAAAACATATGAAAGTCAAGCAAAATTCTCTGAGAAGAAACAGCACCACTTTATGGTTGAAAACAACCAAGTTTCTGGAGAAGGGGCTGAGGGGAGGGACTTCACGACTAGTTGGTGTGAGACTTTTCATGATCAGCATTTCAGGCAAGTTTTGGACCAAACTAGAGCTGAATCTTTGCCCTGGTTTAGTGAGGATGATGTGAAGAAAATGAATCTCCTTGCCAGAGGCACTGTGTTGAGTAAAGACAGAATTCCAGGCCATGGCCAAGTGCTTCAAGTGGGACTTGGTAGTTGCAATGAAAACACTACATTACTAAAAGGGGACCATAACAGACTCTGCCAGACAGGGCAGTGTGCCCTGATAAAGCGCCCCAGTGATTGGTTTGAGGTTCTTGCGTTCCATTTGGACAGGGTCTTGGGTTTGAACCGCAGTCTTCCAGCAGTGCTAAGGACCTTTAAAAGTGACCTATTACCATATAAGTATACCAGTGGTTCTGCCAGACCTGTGGTGTGGTGGGACCCAGATATTCAGCATCTagctgatgatgataatgaccAGAACTCATTTTCCCTCACCTGGCCCCAATATCAGGATCTGCTAAAAGCAAGATGTGGGATGCAAGTGCCTCTGAACTCAgcagtgtgtgtaggtgtacacCATTCAGAGTGGGGAAGATTGGCACTGTTTGACTTCCTGTTACAG GTAAATGACAGACTGGACCGGTACTGCTGTGGGTTCCAGCCTGACCCTGCTGATATGTGTGTGGAAAACCTTCTGAATGTCAAATGTGCAAACCCTAAACATTTAATGCTGGTGCATATTCTG gTTCGGAGGACAGATCCCTCCAGACTAGTGTTTATAGATAATGCAGGCAGGCCTCATCATCCACAAGACAACCTCAACTTCAGACTGATTGAGGGCATTGATGA GTTTCCGGAGAGAGCCATCTCAGTGCTGCAGTCTGGCTGTCTGGAGCAGCTGCTCCTGCGCTCGCTGTCTGTGGATAAGGAGCTGTGGGTGAGTCAAGGAGGAGCAGCAGGCCTCAGAGCCACCATCTACACTCTTCAGCACAGAGCTCGAATCCTGCTGCAGCACATCCAGAACAAGAGAGTAAACAGCGATCTGTGA